Proteins encoded in a region of the Cupriavidus pauculus genome:
- a CDS encoding ribonucleotide-diphosphate reductase subunit beta — protein MLSWEDDAQATPQAAPQPALQPAIRTADEQGVLPPAATQPGILGDNPNAAAAQSSRRVNAADKRVINGSTDVNQLVPFKYKWAWEKYLAGCANHWMPQEINMSRDIALWKDPNGLTEDERRIIKRNLGFFVTADSLAANNIVLGTYRQITAPECRQYLLRQAFEEAIHTHAYQYIVESLGLNEAEIFNAYHEVASIRAKDEFLIPFIDTLTDPSFKTGTPENDQKLLKSLIVFACIMEGLFFYVGFTQILAMGRQNKMTGAAEQYQYILRDESLHCNFGIDLINQIKLENPHLWTAEFKAEITELFKEAVDLEYRYAEDTMPRGVLGLNAPMFKSYLRFICNRRCQQIGLEQLFPNEENPFPWMSEMIDLKKERNFFETRVIEYQTGGALSWD, from the coding sequence ATGCTGAGCTGGGAAGACGACGCTCAAGCCACGCCTCAGGCCGCACCGCAGCCGGCCCTGCAACCCGCCATCCGCACGGCGGACGAGCAGGGTGTGCTGCCCCCGGCCGCCACGCAGCCGGGCATCCTCGGCGACAACCCGAACGCCGCCGCCGCGCAGAGCTCGCGCCGCGTGAACGCTGCCGACAAGCGCGTGATCAACGGTTCCACCGACGTCAACCAGCTGGTTCCGTTCAAGTACAAGTGGGCGTGGGAGAAGTACCTCGCCGGCTGCGCGAACCACTGGATGCCGCAGGAAATCAACATGTCGCGGGACATCGCGCTGTGGAAGGATCCGAACGGCCTGACCGAGGACGAGCGCCGCATCATCAAGCGCAACTTAGGCTTCTTCGTCACGGCCGACTCGCTGGCCGCCAACAATATCGTGCTGGGCACGTACCGCCAGATCACGGCGCCCGAGTGCCGCCAGTACCTGCTGCGCCAGGCCTTCGAAGAGGCCATCCACACGCACGCCTACCAGTACATCGTGGAGTCGCTCGGCCTCAATGAAGCCGAGATCTTCAACGCGTATCACGAAGTCGCGTCGATCCGCGCGAAGGACGAGTTCCTGATTCCGTTCATCGACACGCTGACCGATCCGTCGTTCAAGACCGGCACGCCGGAGAACGACCAGAAGCTGCTGAAGTCGCTGATCGTGTTCGCCTGCATCATGGAAGGCCTGTTCTTCTACGTGGGCTTCACGCAGATCCTGGCCATGGGCCGCCAGAACAAGATGACGGGCGCTGCCGAGCAGTACCAGTACATCCTGCGCGACGAGTCGCTGCATTGCAATTTCGGTATCGACCTGATCAACCAGATCAAGCTCGAGAACCCGCATCTGTGGACCGCCGAGTTCAAGGCCGAGATCACCGAGCTGTTCAAGGAAGCGGTGGACCTCGAGTATCGCTACGCCGAGGACACGATGCCGCGCGGCGTGCTGGGCCTGAACGCACCGATGTTCAAGTCGTACCTGCGGTTCATCTGCAACCGCCGCTGCCAGCAGATCGGCCTCGAACAGCTGTTCCCGAACGAAGAGAACCCGTTCCCGTGGATGAGCGAGATGATCGACCTGAAGAAGGAACGCAACTTCTTCGAAACCCGCGTGATCGAGTATCAGACGGGTGGGGCGCTGTCCTGGGATTGA
- a CDS encoding DUF4148 domain-containing protein, with amino-acid sequence MQHNTFSTSARLRALATAVAFAGAAAVSFSAHAADAAAGADRDASPVTHASLMHELQELRAVGYDLLDDNFPESLQRAQRKVEAKHRAAEQAKAAQPASAG; translated from the coding sequence ATGCAACACAACACGTTCAGCACTTCCGCACGGTTGCGTGCCCTTGCCACGGCTGTGGCGTTTGCCGGTGCCGCGGCGGTCTCGTTCTCGGCGCATGCGGCCGATGCCGCAGCCGGGGCCGATCGCGATGCATCGCCGGTGACGCATGCCAGCCTGATGCACGAGCTGCAGGAGCTGCGCGCGGTGGGCTACGACCTGCTCGACGACAATTTCCCGGAGTCGCTGCAGCGCGCGCAGCGCAAGGTCGAGGCGAAGCATCGTGCGGCGGAGCAGGCGAAGGCCGCGCAGCCGGCGTCGGCAGGCTGA
- a CDS encoding DUF2239 family protein, which produces MSSPQQATAFAGDRRLASGTYLDVALAIRDAVAAGSDATMLAFDDVTGRQIDFDLRGSDADIAARLAAPEPTGTDSARKRAGRPSLGVAAREVTLLPRHWEWLGDQPGGASAALRRLVDAASTSPEADRRRAQQTADRFMSVMLGNQPGYEDASRALYAADRERFMTLSRQWPKDLREHARKLAAGAFAR; this is translated from the coding sequence ATGTCATCCCCTCAACAGGCCACGGCCTTTGCCGGCGACCGGCGGCTGGCCAGTGGCACCTATCTGGACGTCGCGCTCGCGATCCGGGACGCCGTGGCGGCCGGATCCGACGCGACGATGCTGGCCTTCGACGATGTCACCGGCCGGCAGATCGATTTCGATCTGCGCGGCTCGGATGCGGACATCGCCGCGCGACTGGCGGCGCCCGAGCCCACCGGCACGGACAGCGCCCGCAAGCGCGCGGGACGGCCATCCCTTGGCGTCGCGGCGCGCGAGGTCACGCTGTTGCCGCGCCATTGGGAATGGCTCGGCGACCAGCCCGGCGGAGCGTCGGCCGCCTTGCGCCGGCTCGTCGATGCCGCGAGCACCTCGCCCGAAGCCGACCGGCGCCGCGCGCAGCAAACCGCGGACCGCTTCATGTCCGTGATGCTCGGCAACCAGCCCGGCTACGAGGACGCCTCCCGCGCGCTATACGCCGCCGACCGCGAGCGCTTCATGACGCTGAGCCGCCAATGGCCCAAAGACCTGCGCGAGCACGCGCGGAAGCTGGCGGCGGGAGCGTTTGCGCGGTAG
- a CDS encoding type II toxin-antitoxin system VapC family toxin, translating into MAKYMLDTNMCIFLMKNHPEQVARRLAQCGEGDVVVSAVTLAELEYGVSVSANPMASRKALRRLLDKLPVLSWSASAAKAYAPVRAARPKGKADAMDKLIAAHAIDRKVMVVTNNTKDFAYPGLSVEDWTIVTRGHNGAG; encoded by the coding sequence ATGGCGAAGTACATGCTCGACACGAACATGTGCATCTTCCTCATGAAGAACCACCCAGAGCAGGTGGCACGGCGGCTCGCGCAATGTGGTGAGGGAGACGTCGTGGTTTCGGCAGTCACGCTGGCGGAACTGGAGTACGGGGTCAGCGTGTCGGCGAATCCTATGGCCTCCCGCAAGGCGCTTCGCAGGCTGTTGGACAAACTGCCGGTGCTGTCGTGGAGCGCGTCTGCCGCGAAGGCCTACGCGCCAGTACGGGCCGCGCGACCGAAGGGAAAGGCCGACGCCATGGACAAGCTGATTGCCGCCCATGCAATCGACCGGAAGGTCATGGTGGTGACGAACAACACGAAGGACTTTGCGTACCCTGGTTTAAGCGTCGAAGACTGGACGATCGTTACACGTGGCCATAACGGTGCGGGATAG
- a CDS encoding SDR family NAD(P)-dependent oxidoreductase, which translates to MTAPTAWPVGLGLSDRTVFVAGGGSAGPGWSIGRAACVTYARLGARVCVADRDRASAEETAAIIRDEGGTSDTFVGDIADEADVVRMFAEAKSRFGVIDVLHHNVGIGKTGGPLDTKLEDFDLAQSVNVRSLLLASRQVLPDMVEQGRGAIIAISSVAGMRYLGYPHLSYCVTKAAVIQFTRMLAQQYAANGIRANTVVPGLIDTPRIANTVAKMFSETSLDEARAARARQVPLGRMGTAWDVANACAFLASDAAAYVTGTELVVDGGLTGKFA; encoded by the coding sequence ATGACGGCGCCCACTGCATGGCCGGTGGGGCTGGGGCTGTCCGATCGCACGGTATTCGTCGCGGGCGGTGGTTCGGCCGGCCCCGGCTGGAGCATCGGCCGCGCGGCGTGCGTCACCTACGCGCGCCTGGGCGCCCGCGTCTGCGTCGCCGACCGTGATCGCGCGTCGGCCGAGGAAACCGCCGCGATCATCCGCGACGAGGGCGGCACGTCCGATACGTTCGTCGGCGATATTGCCGACGAGGCCGACGTGGTGCGTATGTTCGCCGAAGCGAAGTCGCGCTTCGGCGTCATCGACGTGCTTCACCACAACGTTGGCATCGGCAAGACCGGCGGCCCGCTCGACACGAAGCTCGAGGACTTCGACCTCGCGCAATCGGTCAACGTGCGCAGCCTGCTGCTGGCCTCGCGTCAGGTCCTCCCCGACATGGTCGAACAGGGCCGCGGCGCGATCATCGCGATCTCGTCCGTCGCGGGCATGCGCTACCTTGGATACCCGCACCTGTCGTACTGCGTGACGAAGGCCGCCGTGATCCAGTTCACGCGCATGCTGGCCCAGCAATACGCGGCCAACGGCATCCGCGCCAACACGGTGGTGCCCGGCCTGATCGATACGCCCCGCATTGCCAACACGGTCGCAAAGATGTTCTCCGAAACCAGCCTCGACGAGGCGCGCGCCGCCCGCGCCAGACAGGTCCCGCTCGGCCGTATGGGCACCGCATGGGATGTGGCCAACGCCTGCGCGTTCCTGGCCTCCGATGCCGCCGCCTACGTCACGGGCACGGAGCTGGTGGTCGATGGCGGGCTGACGGGGAAGTTTGCGTGA
- a CDS encoding citryl-CoA lyase — protein MAQHDTPVTRLCTHTLTSLHYRDADLVEDLLGKKTFTEVMLMQILGREPRAVDMRITDVVLIVLMEHGLTPSAIATRLIYMSAPENLQGAVSAGLLAVGSSFVGTMENCSQLLDRILAAEDPDAEALAIARHYKGLKSPVPGFGHHLHKPVDPRAYKLLELGRAEPDLDGRHIRALERLSTAVDEVAGRPITINATGAVAALLGEIGVPTAVMRGFAVISRAAGLVAHIVEEQQSPSGRFIWDTVEHAIPYVGEGGKAGGNAAGKERGG, from the coding sequence ATGGCACAACACGATACCCCCGTTACCCGTCTCTGCACCCACACGCTCACGAGCCTGCATTACCGCGATGCCGATCTGGTCGAGGACCTGCTGGGCAAGAAGACCTTCACCGAAGTGATGCTGATGCAGATCCTCGGCCGCGAGCCGCGCGCGGTCGATATGCGCATCACCGACGTCGTGCTGATCGTGCTGATGGAGCATGGCCTCACGCCTAGCGCGATCGCCACGCGGCTGATCTACATGAGCGCGCCCGAGAACCTGCAGGGCGCGGTGTCCGCTGGCCTGCTCGCGGTCGGCAGTTCGTTCGTGGGGACGATGGAGAACTGTTCGCAGCTGCTCGACCGGATTCTTGCCGCCGAGGATCCCGATGCGGAGGCGCTCGCCATCGCGCGTCACTACAAGGGCCTGAAGAGCCCGGTTCCCGGTTTCGGCCACCATCTGCACAAACCCGTCGATCCGCGCGCCTACAAGCTGCTCGAACTCGGGCGTGCGGAGCCGGATCTCGATGGCCGGCATATCCGCGCGCTCGAACGCCTGTCCACGGCGGTGGACGAGGTTGCCGGCCGGCCGATCACGATCAATGCCACGGGCGCGGTGGCCGCGCTGCTCGGCGAAATCGGCGTGCCCACGGCCGTGATGCGCGGCTTCGCGGTGATCTCGCGCGCGGCGGGACTCGTGGCGCATATCGTCGAGGAACAGCAGAGCCCGTCGGGCCGGTTTATCTGGGACACCGTCGAGCACGCGATTCCCTATGTGGGCGAAGGTGGCAAAGCGGGCGGCAACGCGGCTGGAAAGGAGCGTGGCGGATGA
- a CDS encoding class I adenylate-forming enzyme family protein, which yields MLPIDFFWRAADRWPDNIAIDAPDGTVTYRVLAGRVAALATAFQARDPAPQSRVGICAGNSTAHLTALLAVLASGKIWVPLNPKSTQFELRRIVDATEPSILVFDEDCAALLDGAPGQRVTTAGLDAEILPHTGAPRPLLSLDRDATQAIKFTGGTTGAPKGVMQPYRAWVANIVNQIHVWGFDENDRYVVAAPVTHGTSTYVVPILAQGGCHVIMDGSGAEAVRTAFRERGGSIAFMPPTLIYMLMALPGASRGDYPRLRRLIYGGAPMPAEKLRVAREFFGPVMATTYGQTEAPQLLTVMRPEDFEDPANLASVGRTTWFSDVAIMSPEGALLPTGEVGEVVARGDLVMTGYWRLPELTGKTIVDGWLHTGDRGLIDERGYLYLKDRLRDVVITGGFNVYPIDVENALGQHPAVHESAVFGIPDDKWGEAVQAAVQLREGSTATEDELIAFVRARLGPVQTPKRIHFHTSLPRSTVGKVLKTSVRELALARNAA from the coding sequence ATGCTACCGATCGATTTCTTCTGGCGCGCCGCGGATCGCTGGCCCGACAACATCGCCATCGATGCGCCGGACGGCACCGTGACCTATCGCGTGCTGGCCGGACGCGTCGCCGCGCTGGCCACGGCGTTCCAGGCACGCGACCCCGCGCCGCAGAGCCGTGTCGGCATCTGCGCGGGCAACTCCACCGCGCATCTGACCGCGCTGCTGGCCGTGCTCGCGAGCGGCAAGATCTGGGTGCCACTGAACCCCAAGAGCACGCAGTTCGAACTGCGCCGCATCGTCGATGCGACCGAGCCGTCGATCCTCGTGTTCGACGAGGACTGCGCCGCGCTGCTCGATGGCGCGCCGGGCCAGCGCGTGACGACCGCCGGGCTCGATGCGGAGATCCTCCCGCACACGGGCGCCCCGCGCCCCCTGCTGTCGCTCGATCGCGATGCCACGCAGGCCATCAAGTTCACGGGCGGCACCACGGGCGCGCCCAAGGGCGTCATGCAGCCGTATCGTGCGTGGGTGGCGAACATCGTCAACCAGATCCACGTGTGGGGTTTCGACGAAAACGATCGCTACGTCGTGGCCGCGCCCGTCACGCATGGCACGTCGACCTACGTCGTGCCGATTCTGGCGCAGGGCGGCTGCCACGTGATCATGGACGGCAGCGGCGCGGAAGCGGTCCGTACCGCGTTTCGCGAGCGTGGCGGCTCCATCGCGTTCATGCCGCCGACGCTGATCTACATGCTGATGGCATTGCCGGGCGCATCGCGCGGCGACTATCCGCGGCTGCGGCGGCTGATCTATGGTGGCGCGCCGATGCCCGCGGAGAAGCTGCGCGTCGCGCGCGAATTCTTCGGCCCCGTGATGGCCACCACTTATGGCCAGACCGAGGCACCGCAGCTGCTCACGGTAATGCGGCCCGAGGACTTCGAGGATCCCGCCAATCTCGCGTCGGTGGGCCGCACCACGTGGTTCAGCGATGTCGCGATCATGTCGCCCGAAGGCGCGCTGCTGCCCACGGGCGAGGTCGGCGAAGTCGTCGCGCGCGGCGACCTCGTCATGACGGGCTACTGGCGGCTGCCAGAACTCACCGGCAAGACGATCGTCGATGGCTGGCTGCATACGGGAGACCGCGGGCTGATCGACGAACGCGGGTATCTCTACCTCAAGGACCGCCTGCGCGACGTGGTGATCACGGGCGGCTTCAACGTCTATCCCATCGACGTGGAGAACGCGCTGGGCCAGCACCCGGCCGTGCACGAGAGCGCGGTGTTCGGCATTCCCGACGACAAGTGGGGCGAAGCCGTTCAGGCCGCCGTGCAGTTGCGCGAGGGAAGCACCGCGACCGAAGACGAACTGATCGCGTTCGTGCGCGCGCGGCTCGGACCCGTGCAGACGCCCAAGCGCATTCACTTCCATACCAGCCTGCCGCGCTCGACCGTCGGCAAGGTACTCAAGACCTCCGTGCGCGAGCTCGCGCTCGCCCGGAACGCTGCCTGA
- a CDS encoding tripartite tricarboxylate transporter substrate binding protein produces MTFRSVRTLLLAAAISGSQLVAAQPAHAQAPAWPTKPVRLVVGYAAGGATDVLARLVAVKLGENLGQPVVIDNRAGANSNVGAEVVAKSPPDGYTLYVYTIANTINATLYEKLGYDPVKDFELAGMIAKIPNVLVVNPKLPVNTVAEYIRFAKSSPNGVTFASSGAGSSIHLSGEIFRMRSGSNMLHVPYRGSAPAVTDLLGGQVQSMFDNTPSAMPHIKAGRLRAIAITSAQRSSLLPDVPTVAESGFPGFDVQSWFAIAAPAGTPRPIVDKINAALNKALATPDVRQRMQELVATPEPGTPEQCRAFALSEIKRWHDVVQESGARVN; encoded by the coding sequence ATGACCTTCCGATCCGTCCGGACCTTACTGCTGGCCGCCGCGATATCCGGCAGCCAGCTCGTCGCGGCCCAGCCCGCTCACGCCCAGGCGCCCGCATGGCCGACCAAGCCCGTACGGCTCGTGGTCGGCTATGCCGCCGGCGGCGCCACCGACGTGCTTGCGCGGCTCGTCGCCGTCAAGCTCGGCGAGAACCTCGGCCAGCCCGTGGTCATCGACAACCGCGCGGGCGCCAACAGCAACGTGGGCGCCGAGGTGGTCGCCAAATCGCCGCCGGACGGCTACACGCTCTACGTCTACACGATCGCCAACACGATCAACGCCACGCTCTACGAGAAGCTCGGCTACGACCCGGTCAAGGACTTCGAGCTTGCGGGCATGATCGCCAAGATTCCGAACGTGCTCGTCGTGAATCCCAAGCTGCCCGTCAACACGGTGGCCGAGTACATCCGCTTTGCGAAGTCGTCGCCGAACGGCGTCACGTTCGCGTCGTCGGGCGCCGGTTCTTCCATCCATCTGTCCGGCGAGATCTTCCGCATGCGCAGCGGCAGCAACATGCTGCATGTGCCGTATCGCGGCAGCGCGCCGGCCGTGACCGATCTGCTCGGCGGCCAGGTGCAGTCGATGTTCGACAACACGCCCTCCGCCATGCCGCACATCAAGGCGGGCCGCCTGCGCGCGATCGCGATCACCAGCGCGCAACGTTCGTCGCTGCTGCCCGACGTGCCGACGGTCGCCGAGTCCGGTTTTCCGGGCTTCGATGTCCAGTCGTGGTTCGCCATCGCCGCGCCGGCCGGCACCCCGCGGCCAATCGTCGACAAGATCAACGCCGCGCTCAACAAGGCGCTGGCCACGCCCGACGTGCGGCAGCGCATGCAGGAACTCGTGGCCACGCCCGAGCCGGGCACCCCCGAGCAATGCCGCGCGTTCGCGCTCTCCGAGATCAAGCGCTGGCACGATGTCGTGCAGGAGTCGGGCGCGCGCGTCAACTAA
- a CDS encoding IclR family transcriptional regulator: MPSRTATRNVRQADVVPRTTDPAEAMPEEGTRALRRGLTLLDAILAGGREGLRVVDLCRVAGLERPTVYRLLATLIEAGYVAPRGRFRYVTGPRLAAMPQRQASTDVAERIRPVLSRVSQACGDAAFAIVRDGPLSQCVARHVGTHPVQVLVIQVGTRQPLGVGAAGLALLSALPDATVGEIMAANADALGQYNGMTPDRMRILVRATRERGWSVIGNHATRNVLAVGMAISNADGEPVAGISVATTLARMPRERQQLIARVMRESVGALLPGGL, from the coding sequence ATGCCTTCTCGCACTGCCACCAGAAACGTCCGCCAGGCGGACGTTGTGCCCCGCACCACGGACCCGGCCGAGGCCATGCCCGAGGAGGGCACCCGCGCGTTGCGGCGCGGACTGACCCTGCTCGACGCGATTCTCGCGGGTGGCCGAGAAGGGCTGCGTGTCGTGGATCTGTGCCGCGTGGCGGGCCTCGAACGGCCCACGGTCTACCGGCTACTGGCGACGCTGATCGAGGCGGGCTACGTGGCGCCGCGCGGGCGCTTTCGCTACGTCACGGGCCCGCGCCTCGCCGCGATGCCGCAGCGGCAGGCATCGACGGACGTGGCCGAGCGCATTCGCCCGGTGCTCTCGCGCGTCAGCCAGGCATGCGGCGACGCGGCATTCGCCATCGTGCGCGACGGGCCGCTTTCGCAATGCGTGGCGCGGCACGTCGGCACGCATCCGGTGCAGGTGCTGGTGATTCAGGTGGGCACGCGGCAGCCGCTCGGCGTCGGCGCGGCGGGGCTCGCACTGTTGTCGGCGCTACCCGATGCCACGGTCGGCGAGATCATGGCGGCCAACGCCGATGCGCTTGGTCAGTACAACGGCATGACGCCCGATCGCATGCGCATTCTCGTGCGGGCGACGCGCGAGCGCGGATGGTCGGTCATCGGCAATCACGCTACGCGCAACGTGCTCGCGGTGGGCATGGCCATCTCCAACGCCGATGGAGAGCCCGTGGCCGGCATCAGCGTGGCGACGACGCTCGCGCGGATGCCGCGCGAGCGTCAGCAGCTGATCGCGCGTGTCATGCGCGAGTCTGTGGGCGCGCTGCTGCCTGGCGGACTGTAG
- a CDS encoding LysR family transcriptional regulator, with protein MSEPDFQSLRLFMRVAETQSFTAAADASGISVSAASYAVRTLEAQLGARLFNRTTRSVSLTEAGSAFMDRVAPLLEELQLAMHDVSVASNVSMGTLRLNIPSTASRLIIEPLLGRFLAAHPNISLDVAVDNSLVDIVTKGFDAGIRFDSVLGDDMVAIPLIASVPFVVVASPEYVAARGVPRHPRDLLKHECINYRSADSGALYRWEFEDRGQDKGKPQRLAVTGRVSSNDTALLLRAACDGYGFAYLAKESAGAALAEGRLVEVLQGWTSPAALYLYYYNRAAMPMKLRVFIDFVQAEIGRPELPLRAGAVKPKRKPRSTVRQAAARPQTRA; from the coding sequence ATGAGCGAGCCGGATTTCCAGTCGCTACGCCTGTTCATGCGCGTGGCGGAGACCCAGAGTTTCACCGCCGCCGCCGATGCCTCGGGCATCTCCGTCTCGGCGGCCAGCTATGCCGTGCGCACGCTCGAGGCGCAGCTCGGCGCGCGCCTGTTCAACCGCACCACGCGCAGCGTCAGCCTGACCGAGGCCGGCAGCGCGTTCATGGATCGCGTGGCGCCGCTGCTCGAGGAACTGCAGCTGGCCATGCACGACGTGTCGGTGGCGTCGAACGTGTCGATGGGCACGCTGCGCCTGAACATCCCATCCACCGCCAGCCGCCTGATCATCGAGCCGCTGCTGGGCCGCTTTCTGGCCGCCCACCCCAATATCAGCCTCGACGTCGCCGTCGATAACAGCCTCGTCGATATCGTCACCAAGGGCTTCGACGCGGGCATCCGTTTCGACAGCGTGCTCGGCGACGACATGGTGGCCATACCGCTGATCGCCTCGGTACCGTTCGTTGTCGTGGCATCGCCCGAGTACGTGGCCGCGCGGGGCGTGCCCCGGCATCCGCGGGACCTGCTCAAGCACGAGTGCATCAACTATCGCAGCGCGGACAGCGGCGCGCTCTACCGGTGGGAGTTCGAGGACCGGGGACAGGACAAGGGCAAGCCGCAGCGCCTCGCGGTGACCGGACGCGTGTCCTCGAACGATACGGCGCTCCTGCTGCGCGCAGCCTGCGACGGCTATGGCTTTGCCTATCTGGCGAAGGAGTCGGCGGGCGCCGCGCTTGCCGAGGGCCGGCTCGTCGAGGTGCTGCAGGGCTGGACCTCGCCCGCCGCGCTCTACCTCTACTACTACAACCGCGCCGCGATGCCGATGAAGCTGCGCGTGTTCATCGACTTCGTGCAGGCGGAGATCGGCCGGCCCGAACTGCCGCTGCGCGCGGGGGCGGTCAAGCCGAAACGCAAGCCCCGGTCTACAGTCCGCCAGGCAGCAGCGCGCCCACAGACTCGCGCATGA
- a CDS encoding NnrS family protein, with amino-acid sequence MSISIPIPSPAQRNPRYRGHPALALGFRPFYLLAAAFGTIAIAMWVLLYLGGWQPSAQPWTGTMLWHAHEMVFGFAAAVVVGFLFTAGRNWTGLQTPQGIWLGTLAGLWTLARVLMWTGPAWLAIAVDAAFLPACALSFFIVLRRADNRRNYGLAIALGVLGALDAGFHAAMLAGRADIALRLTEAATGLVTVFITVIGGRVIPMFTANAIADASIHRYAWVERSVVVLTLLSIGAHSAHAPAWLTIPLAAAAAAVHAVRLAGWAPLRTRRTPIVAMLHVAYAFLPIGFALIAAASAGWVDRSTALHALTAGAIACAILAMITRTALGHTGRRLATGRLEHVAYACIALAALLRVAVPAVLPVFKAYAIAGAGVLWIAAFVLYLIRYTPWLLRPRVDGKEG; translated from the coding sequence ATGTCGATCTCGATTCCCATCCCGTCTCCCGCCCAACGGAATCCGCGTTACCGTGGCCATCCCGCGCTCGCGCTGGGCTTCCGTCCGTTCTACCTGCTGGCCGCCGCGTTCGGCACGATCGCCATCGCCATGTGGGTGCTCCTCTATCTCGGCGGGTGGCAGCCGTCCGCGCAACCGTGGACCGGCACGATGCTCTGGCACGCGCACGAAATGGTGTTCGGATTCGCGGCCGCCGTGGTGGTCGGGTTCCTGTTCACCGCGGGCAGGAACTGGACGGGTCTGCAGACGCCGCAAGGGATCTGGCTCGGCACGCTGGCGGGGCTATGGACGCTCGCGCGCGTGCTGATGTGGACCGGGCCCGCGTGGCTCGCCATCGCGGTGGACGCGGCGTTCCTGCCCGCCTGCGCGCTGAGTTTCTTTATCGTGCTGCGGCGCGCGGACAATCGCCGGAATTACGGCCTGGCCATCGCGCTGGGCGTCCTGGGCGCACTCGACGCGGGGTTCCATGCCGCCATGCTCGCCGGCCGCGCCGATATCGCGCTGCGGCTCACCGAAGCGGCCACGGGACTCGTGACCGTCTTCATCACCGTTATCGGCGGCCGCGTGATACCGATGTTCACCGCCAACGCGATCGCGGACGCGAGCATTCACCGGTACGCGTGGGTCGAACGTTCCGTCGTCGTGCTGACCCTGCTTTCGATTGGCGCCCACAGCGCGCACGCGCCCGCGTGGCTGACGATACCGCTGGCGGCCGCAGCGGCGGCGGTCCATGCGGTCCGCCTCGCGGGCTGGGCCCCGCTGCGCACACGCCGCACGCCGATCGTCGCCATGCTCCATGTCGCGTACGCCTTTCTGCCGATCGGCTTCGCGCTGATCGCCGCCGCATCGGCGGGCTGGGTGGACCGCTCCACCGCCTTGCATGCGCTGACCGCAGGCGCCATCGCCTGCGCGATCCTCGCGATGATCACGCGCACCGCGCTCGGCCATACGGGCCGCAGGCTCGCCACCGGACGTCTCGAACATGTGGCCTATGCGTGCATCGCGCTGGCCGCCCTGCTTCGCGTGGCCGTGCCCGCCGTCCTCCCCGTCTTCAAGGCCTACGCCATCGCCGGCGCCGGCGTGCTCTGGATCGCCGCGTTCGTGCTGTATCTGATCCGCTACACGCCGTGGCTGCTGCGCCCGCGCGTGGACGGCAAGGAGGGCTGA